Within the Rhea pennata isolate bPtePen1 chromosome 19, bPtePen1.pri, whole genome shotgun sequence genome, the region ggcaggctgtTGCCGATGGATGGAGGGGAGCTCAGCTGTCCTCTGCCAAAGCTCTGGAAGGGCTGGGCTGCTCTGcaccagggctcagtcctggctCTCTGCTAGTCATACATCTGCCACGGGACAAGTCCATCAGCTGGCAGCGGGAATTACTTGTGCTCTCCATAACCTCATCTGCAAGCCTAGTAAACATCTGAAGAGGCAGGGAGcgctgctctctgcagagccacGTTGGTCTCTCCCCAGGCACAGGGTCAGGGAAGGGCATGTAGCATGAGGACAGTTTAGGGAAAAGCCTAGGCACTGCCTTAAGGACGGGGCAGCTCCTGAGAGCTCCCAAGGGAACAGGGGCCAGTCTCCCCCGGACACAGCGATGGCCCAGCAAAACACCACAGGGATGCAAGGAAGATACCTTCACCGCAGGCGCTGTGGACTAGAAGTGGGGAGATCAGGCTGTAGATCATGTCATCATTCCTGGAACTCAAGACTCCCTCTTTGGCCGGAAACCCAGAGCCCAGGCTGTCATCACAGAGCCACCAACTCACCACAAAAGGTTTCTGTTGCAAGCAAGGGCTGGGCTGCGTGCTAACGACTGCAGCACGGGCTACCCCGTGGAAAACCACACAAGGGAACTTCACTATTCCATGTTCTCTGGCAGCTGGGGGCCCTGGACTGGGGGCCTTGCAGGCTGGCGCAAAGCTAGGAACACCATGCGGTGACAGTCCTTTGCCACCAGGTGCCACTGCCGAAACACTCGCACCACGCATGCTGCAGCAAAGCCAACGCTTTACAGGAGGTGCCAAGGCCAACTACAGAGCTGGGAGTGCTGCAAGGCATCCCTTTGCTTGCCAGAGCCTGACCAGTGAGCCCGGGGGCACGCGTGCTGGGCACTGCCAGCAGCGTGCTGTCAGGGCCTGCCCCAGCACCCCTCCTAAGCCCCCCTCATCCCTCCAGTCCAGTGCAAAAGTCTCTTAAATAAATTCAATGCCCTCATATTTCACGCTCCCAATTTTGGTCTCAGGCAGGAGGAAGCGCCCGTCCAGAGTAAAGGCCATGATGTAGCTGGCGATCTTGCCATCGTCCTCTTCTGATTTCAGCGCCACAATGATCTGGTCGTCTGTGTCTGGGATGAATTTGAAAGAGGAGAAGCCGTGGGTGGGGACCACATCACCCACGTGTCCTACTGTGACATCCCCAAAGTCCTGGGTGGAGCTCAGCAGCAGGTTGGTGCCCCGCCGCTCATCTGCCTTCTCGTTGTAGCGCTCGTggctggcgcggcgcggcaggaAGAACCAGCGCTGCAAGGTGTCGCTCCAAGATGCCGACTCGTGGATCAGGTAACCTAGGGCAGGGGAGCAGTACGTGATAGCACGGGGCAAGTACAACATCCCACGAGGGCTGAGCAAGCACCTGgtgccgtggggccggggcaggaCTCTCTGCCCATACTAAAGAGCACCCAGAGGTAGGGAGTCAGAAACCCATACAGTGCAAATGCTTCCGCCTCCTCCTGCGCTGTCACCCAGTGCTGATTTCCCAGCATGGCAAGCCACATCCCATCCCTCCCAAAGCAGGGCACGGTACACCCCAGGGTACTGCATCCTCCACCTGAGGGACCCAGACAGCCAGGCAGTGCCAGCTGAGCCGTTCTCCAGTTGCTCATGGCACAGAGTAAGGGAAGAGGACAGCGGACAGAGCAGGTTCTCACCTCCTCTGCCAGAAGGGGGGAAGGTTCACTCGGGCCTCTTAGATCCTCTAGATCTTGCACCAGTCCCCATATCAACAGGAGAGCCAGGCTGTGGAGCCCACACAGAGTGCAGCGCATGGGGCAGTAGGAATGAGCCTTGCTTAGTACCTGGGGGGCGGATCCCAACTGCAGCCCTCAGCGCATTGTAGTTTGCCACCCAGTTCTCATGGCCCACGTCGCCTTTGTAACCGATGACTTTCACCCACTCGGGGTTTTCATTCACCACCTCTCCCGTTGTCGTGGTCCACTCCTTGCCCAGTCCTCCCACGTAGAGGTGTTCATCTTTCACCGCCAGCCACTCTGCCTTGAAGCCTGCAGGGGAGAGAACAGCATGAGCCAGGCGGGGGCTCAGCAGCACAAAGATGCTGGACCGCCCCACGGCTCCCTGACCACCACGCAAGGTGGCTCAGTGCTGGAGCCTCTCCCAGCTAGCTCCTCCTGATCACGCCTGTGTGGTCACAGAAAAGGTGCATCCCACCACGATACAAAGGGCCAAAGGTTTCACTGCTCCCGGTCTGCAGGGTCTTCCCTGCCCACGCACAGCTAACCAGGCAGGACAGGGCAGGCTCACCTTTCCCCACGGTGCCGTCCCCATCTGAGAGGATCACCCAGGGCACCACCTTGTTGCCTTCGATCTGGTAGACCACACCTGTGCGGTCGTCCACGGAGTACAGCTTCCCATTGAAGACGACTAGCTCTGAGAGCTCCATGCCCCTGCCCTTCTCAGCCAAGTGCGACTGCAGCACGCTTTCGTCTTTGTCCCATTCCACCGTCACGCTGTCCCCGCTGTCTGACAGCACCAGGTAGCCTTTCTTCAGGTAACTGAACCAGGTGTGCTCCTCAGCACCCCGAGACTGTGTGTCCAGGTCCGCAATGACTCCAATGCGGTAGCGCACGCCGTCGGGGTTTCTCTGGGGTGGGGACAGCGGGTAGGTGTCATTGTAGCGGTCCCCTGCCTGCAGGCCGAGTCGCCAGTTGTGAGGATTGGGTGGGATGGGCCGTGCGGGGGAAGAGCGGTgcaagcagaggagcagcagcacaaacacCACGCAGGCTGAGGACAGCACGATGGCTTTCCAGCGCAGTCGGAAGCGGGGGTCAGCACCTTTGGTCATGGACGCAAGGACAGGAAGGCCACCCACGCTGATCCGGAGGGAGCTCATAGACTCATGGCAAGGCGGGACGGGCATCAGACTGGGGGCGAGGAGAACCTGGCAGCGGAAAGAAGAGGCAGCAGGTCAGAGAGCTGGAGCCTGGTGTTGCACCAAGCTCAGGTGGGACCGTAGGACACAGTGCTGGCCAAAGGAGAGGCGAGGGGCCCCATCGTCTATTCTTCTGCAGCAGGTGAaggcactgctgctgcacacTGAGAAGCTGTGCTGGAAGGAGAGCCTAAGCATGGGTACTTCACACAGATCAGCATCCCGATGGACTAGTCTCACTGCAGGAGCCCTTAGCCACTTTTAGGCCTTTTTCAGCCTCCCCCTCTGCACTCCCAGGTCAGAAGGAGCCCGCACATGCTGGTGCGCAGCTGTTTTGGCCATCCTTGTGCACGATGAACTGCAGAGCATCCTCTACCTCCCAAGGGGCTGCAGCAAGCCAGACAGGGAGCCAAGGCACTCTGGTCTAGGGTGAACCCCAGGGGTTCCAGCAGAGGTGCCTGGCTCAGCAGAGGCCTTGCACAGCCCGGAGAAGAAGGACGTTTCTGTTTGTGGGAGCTCCTCAGCCAGGCAGCAAGAAGGACCTTTATCTCTGGAGCGGCTCGCTTGCACAGATCTGTGAGCTGGCTGGCCCTGCTGCTGTGGTCCCAGTGGAACCAGCCCTTGCCTGCGAGCGTGTTCCAGTGCCCAGCAGGGACAGCGAGGAGGAGACGTGGAGACGCGTGGCAGCT harbors:
- the CANT1 gene encoding soluble calcium-activated nucleotidase 1; this translates as MPVPPCHESMSSLRISVGGLPVLASMTKGADPRFRLRWKAIVLSSACVVFVLLLLCLHRSSPARPIPPNPHNWRLGLQAGDRYNDTYPLSPPQRNPDGVRYRIGVIADLDTQSRGAEEHTWFSYLKKGYLVLSDSGDSVTVEWDKDESVLQSHLAEKGRGMELSELVVFNGKLYSVDDRTGVVYQIEGNKVVPWVILSDGDGTVGKGFKAEWLAVKDEHLYVGGLGKEWTTTTGEVVNENPEWVKVIGYKGDVGHENWVANYNALRAAVGIRPPGYLIHESASWSDTLQRWFFLPRRASHERYNEKADERRGTNLLLSSTQDFGDVTVGHVGDVVPTHGFSSFKFIPDTDDQIIVALKSEEDDGKIASYIMAFTLDGRFLLPETKIGSVKYEGIEFI